In Kitasatospora sp. NA04385, a single genomic region encodes these proteins:
- the serS gene encoding serine--tRNA ligase has translation MIDLRLLRDDPERVRTSQRSRGEDVDLVDALLLADERRRSAGTRFDELRAEQKQLGKRVAAAKGDEKAALLARTKELAAEVKAADAAQGEAKEEAERLQRSLANLIDPAAPVGGEEDFVTLEEIGTPRDFAAEGFEPRDHVELGQLLGAIDTERGAKVAGARSYYLTGPGALLELALVNMAMAQASAVGFTPMITPALVRPAAMDGTGFLGQAAENVYYLADDDRYLVGTSEVPLAAYHMDEILDAERLPLRYAGFSSCFRREAGTYGKDTRGIIRVHQFEKVEMFVFTAPEDAEAEHRRLLQWEKDFLNALELPYRVIDVASGDLGASAARKFDIEAWVPTQGKYREVTSTSNTTEYQARRLSIRMRDTEGVRPLATLNGTLVAVPRVIVALLENHQRADGSVVLPEALRPFLGGKAVLEPVAAR, from the coding sequence GTGATCGACCTCCGCCTGCTCCGTGACGACCCCGAGCGAGTGCGCACCTCGCAGCGCTCCCGGGGTGAGGACGTCGACCTGGTCGACGCCCTGCTCCTTGCCGACGAGCGCCGCCGCTCGGCCGGCACCCGCTTCGACGAACTGCGCGCCGAGCAGAAGCAGCTCGGCAAGCGGGTGGCCGCCGCCAAGGGCGACGAGAAGGCCGCCCTGCTGGCCCGCACCAAGGAGCTGGCCGCCGAGGTGAAGGCCGCCGACGCCGCGCAGGGCGAGGCGAAGGAGGAGGCCGAGCGGCTGCAGCGCTCGCTGGCCAACCTGATCGACCCGGCCGCCCCGGTCGGCGGCGAGGAGGACTTCGTCACGCTGGAGGAGATCGGCACCCCGCGCGACTTCGCCGCCGAGGGCTTCGAGCCCCGCGACCACGTCGAACTGGGCCAGCTGCTCGGCGCGATCGACACCGAGCGTGGCGCCAAGGTGGCCGGTGCCCGCTCCTACTACCTGACCGGCCCCGGCGCGCTGCTGGAACTGGCCCTGGTCAACATGGCGATGGCGCAGGCCTCCGCGGTCGGCTTCACCCCGATGATCACCCCGGCGCTGGTGCGCCCCGCCGCGATGGACGGCACCGGCTTCCTCGGCCAGGCCGCCGAGAACGTGTACTACCTCGCGGACGACGACCGCTACCTGGTCGGCACCAGCGAAGTCCCGCTCGCCGCCTACCACATGGACGAGATCCTGGACGCCGAGCGGCTCCCGCTGCGGTACGCCGGCTTCTCCTCCTGCTTCCGCCGCGAGGCCGGCACCTACGGCAAGGACACCCGCGGCATCATCCGGGTCCACCAGTTCGAGAAGGTGGAGATGTTCGTCTTCACCGCCCCCGAGGACGCCGAGGCCGAGCACCGCCGCCTGCTCCAGTGGGAGAAGGACTTCCTGAACGCGCTGGAGCTGCCCTACCGGGTGATCGACGTCGCCTCCGGCGACCTCGGCGCCTCGGCCGCCCGCAAGTTCGACATCGAGGCGTGGGTGCCGACCCAGGGCAAGTACCGCGAGGTCACCTCCACCTCCAACACCACCGAGTACCAGGCCCGCCGGCTCTCCATCCGGATGCGCGACACCGAGGGCGTCCGCCCGCTCGCCACCCTCAACGGCACCCTGGTCGCCGTCCCCCGGGTGATCGTCGCGCTGCTGGAGAACCACCAGCGGGCCGACGGCTCGGTGGTCCTGCCCGAGGCGCTGCGGCCCTTCCTCGGCGGGAAGGCCGTGCTGGAGCCCGTCGCCGCCCGGTAA
- the pheA gene encoding prephenate dehydratase, giving the protein MSATRYTYLGPAGTFTEAALRTLPEAATRELTPMASVSAALDAVRAGEAAGAMVAIENSVDGAVTTTSDELINGSPLMIYREVLLPISFAVMVRPGTAAGDVKTVSGHPVAQPQVRHWLATNLPDAQWESAASNAEAARLVQEGRYDAAVAGAFAAELYGLEVLSDEIHDAAAPTTRFVLAGRPGRVSSATGWDKTSMVVWLPDDHPGALLELLQEFAVRGINLMRIESRPTGEGMGNYCFLIDCEGHLSERRVSEAMMGLKRICPQVRFLGSYPRADKGTAFPLRNGTSDLDFANASDWLSRCLDGRGEL; this is encoded by the coding sequence ATGTCGGCGACCCGTTACACCTACCTCGGGCCCGCGGGCACCTTCACCGAGGCGGCGCTGCGCACCCTGCCGGAGGCGGCGACCCGGGAGCTGACGCCGATGGCCTCGGTCTCGGCGGCGCTGGACGCGGTGCGGGCCGGCGAGGCCGCGGGCGCGATGGTGGCGATCGAGAACTCGGTGGACGGCGCGGTCACCACCACCAGCGACGAGCTGATCAACGGCAGCCCGCTGATGATCTACCGCGAGGTGCTGCTGCCGATCTCGTTCGCGGTGATGGTCCGCCCCGGCACGGCGGCGGGCGACGTGAAGACGGTCAGCGGCCACCCGGTGGCCCAGCCGCAGGTGCGGCACTGGCTGGCCACGAACCTGCCCGACGCGCAGTGGGAGTCGGCGGCGTCCAACGCGGAGGCGGCCCGGCTGGTCCAGGAGGGCCGCTACGACGCGGCGGTGGCGGGGGCGTTCGCGGCCGAGCTGTACGGCCTGGAGGTGCTGTCGGACGAGATCCACGACGCGGCCGCGCCGACCACCCGGTTCGTGCTGGCGGGCCGCCCGGGGCGGGTGTCCTCGGCGACCGGCTGGGACAAGACCTCGATGGTGGTGTGGCTGCCGGACGACCACCCGGGCGCGCTGCTGGAGCTGCTCCAGGAGTTCGCGGTGCGCGGGATCAACCTGATGCGGATCGAGTCCCGGCCGACCGGCGAGGGCATGGGCAACTACTGCTTCCTGATCGACTGCGAGGGGCACCTCAGCGAGCGGCGGGTCAGCGAGGCGATGATGGGCCTGAAGCGGATCTGCCCGCAGGTGCGCTTCCTCGGCTCCTACCCGCGGGCCGACAAGGGCACCGCCTTCCCGCTCCGCAACGGCACCTCCGACCTGGACTTCGCGAACGCCTCGGACTGGCTCTCGCGCTGCCTGGACGGGCGCGGGGAGCTGTAG
- the efeB gene encoding iron uptake transporter deferrochelatase/peroxidase subunit, whose protein sequence is MGQEQGQERERERRRGGAPGLSRRAVLGGAGAGLAVGAAGGAWGGRASAHAPAEGVTLGGARVPFHGARQGGIVEPAQARVEWAAFDLLASTGRDGLAALLRGWSAAAARMAAGEPAAEGENQIALDAGPSSLTVTFGFGATLFDKAGLADRRPRELAALPAFPGDALDPVRSDGDLWVQVGADDTLVAVHALRVLTRLATGLAAPRWLMSGFARTPGATPHPMTGRNLMGQVDGTNNPRPQDPDFGATVFAGGPDWMNGGSYAVLRRIRMLLEGWDTLPLDKQERIIGRRKSDGAPLSGGPDAVERTPVDLAATDPDGVLRIAPDAHVRVAAAASNGGAAMLRRGFSFHDGLLPDGSPDAGLLFAAYQADPARGFVPVQQRLSRGDGLSRYLRHEASALFAVPPGAPEGGYVGQQLLEG, encoded by the coding sequence CTGGGGCAGGAACAGGGGCAGGAACGGGAGCGGGAGCGACGGCGGGGCGGTGCGCCGGGGCTGTCCCGGCGGGCGGTGCTCGGCGGGGCCGGGGCCGGGCTCGCGGTGGGGGCGGCCGGCGGGGCGTGGGGCGGGCGGGCGTCCGCGCACGCCCCGGCCGAGGGGGTGACGCTGGGCGGCGCCCGGGTGCCGTTCCACGGGGCCCGGCAGGGCGGGATCGTCGAGCCCGCCCAGGCCCGGGTCGAGTGGGCCGCCTTCGATCTGCTGGCCAGCACCGGGCGGGACGGGCTGGCCGCGCTGCTGCGCGGCTGGTCCGCGGCGGCGGCCCGGATGGCCGCGGGCGAACCCGCCGCCGAGGGCGAGAACCAGATCGCGCTGGACGCCGGGCCCAGCTCGCTGACCGTCACCTTCGGCTTCGGCGCCACCCTGTTCGACAAGGCCGGCCTGGCCGACCGCCGCCCCCGGGAGCTGGCCGCGCTGCCCGCCTTCCCGGGCGACGCGCTGGACCCGGTCCGCTCCGACGGCGACCTGTGGGTGCAGGTCGGCGCGGACGACACCCTGGTCGCGGTGCACGCGCTGCGGGTGCTGACGCGGCTGGCCACCGGGCTGGCCGCGCCGCGCTGGCTGATGTCCGGCTTCGCCCGGACGCCCGGCGCGACGCCGCACCCGATGACCGGCCGCAACCTGATGGGCCAGGTCGACGGCACCAACAACCCGCGCCCGCAGGACCCGGACTTCGGCGCCACCGTCTTCGCCGGCGGCCCGGACTGGATGAACGGCGGCAGCTACGCGGTGCTGCGCCGCATCCGGATGCTGCTGGAGGGCTGGGACACCCTGCCGCTGGACAAGCAGGAGCGGATCATCGGCCGCCGCAAGAGCGACGGCGCCCCGCTGTCCGGCGGGCCGGACGCGGTCGAGCGCACCCCCGTCGACCTGGCCGCCACCGACCCGGACGGCGTGCTGCGGATCGCCCCCGACGCGCACGTCCGGGTCGCCGCGGCGGCCTCCAACGGCGGGGCGGCGATGCTGCGGCGCGGCTTCTCCTTCCACGACGGCCTGCTGCCCGACGGCTCCCCCGACGCGGGCCTGCTGTTCGCCGCGTACCAGGCCGACCCGGCCCGCGGCTTCGTGCCGGTGCAGCAGCGGCTGTCGCGCGGCGACGGCCTGTCCCGGTACCTGCGGCACGAGGCGTCCGCGCTGTTCGCGGTGCCGCCGGGCGCCCCCGAGGGCGGGTACGTGGGCCAGCAGCTGCTGGAGGGCTGA
- a CDS encoding FixH family protein — protein MTGVRRRLGALLAVLVAALGLVLGGATAASAHATLEGTDPARGSVVATAPAAVTLTFSEGVSLAADSVRVLDPQGNPVDDGKPEHVDGKAATARVALRPNLANGTYTVAWRAVSEDSHPVGGAFTFSVGAPSDTSVNAAAVQGAKADGAVAFAYGTARTVAYLAFALLAGAAAFVIVAWPGGASVRGVQRLLMTGWIALLLSTVAVLMLRGPYERGTGLGQSFDLSLVRATLDERIGTALAARLLLLAAAGVFLSLLVGQLGMQQPKAVPAVAEPEAEPEDEEEAELRRLERAAAERPQRDTRLGLGLAGLALALALSATWVGADHSSVGIQVPLALPLAALHLLAMAGWLGGLAVLVVGLRHGLPAAAVDRFSKLAFWLVAVLVVTGVYQSWRGLGSWSALVDTEYGRLLLIKVGCVAAMLGVAWISRAWTARLRGADETAAVATATATGTGTDEGREEREQQEGAAAVGAKAAASTPAGNAGNGGNGRNGRNGGNGRNGGAAEGADPERAAQLARQRALRDRARASGPPPLPARAGLRRSVAVETAVAVLVLVVTTMLTNSPPGRVAQAVADAPAPAGAGASAGASAVPGRTEELKLPYDTGGRTANAKGTAVVTVNPVATGPNAVTLKLTDSTGQPTEVPELELAFTLPDRDLGPLPVTLQSQGTGSWTGTAQLPLNGVWVVSVTVRSSDIDQVTATQQLKVGQ, from the coding sequence GTGACAGGGGTGAGGCGGCGGCTCGGCGCGCTGCTGGCGGTGCTGGTGGCGGCGCTCGGACTGGTGCTCGGCGGGGCGACGGCGGCGTCCGCGCACGCCACCCTGGAGGGCACCGACCCGGCGCGGGGCTCGGTGGTGGCGACCGCGCCCGCCGCGGTCACGCTGACCTTCAGCGAGGGCGTGTCGCTGGCCGCGGACTCGGTGCGGGTGCTCGACCCGCAGGGCAACCCGGTCGACGACGGCAAGCCCGAGCACGTCGACGGCAAGGCCGCCACCGCCCGGGTGGCGCTGCGCCCGAACCTCGCCAACGGCACCTACACGGTGGCCTGGCGGGCCGTCTCGGAGGACTCCCACCCCGTCGGCGGCGCCTTCACCTTCTCCGTCGGCGCCCCCTCCGACACCTCGGTGAACGCCGCCGCCGTGCAGGGCGCCAAGGCCGACGGCGCGGTCGCCTTCGCCTACGGCACCGCCCGCACCGTGGCCTACCTCGCGTTCGCGCTGCTGGCCGGCGCCGCCGCGTTCGTGATCGTGGCGTGGCCGGGCGGCGCGTCCGTGCGCGGCGTGCAGCGGCTGCTGATGACCGGCTGGATCGCGCTGCTGCTGTCCACCGTGGCCGTGCTGATGCTGCGCGGCCCGTACGAGCGCGGCACCGGCCTCGGGCAGTCCTTCGACCTGTCGCTGGTGCGCGCCACCCTGGACGAGCGGATCGGCACCGCGCTGGCCGCCCGGCTGCTGCTGCTCGCCGCCGCGGGCGTCTTCCTGTCGCTGCTGGTCGGCCAGTTGGGGATGCAGCAGCCCAAGGCCGTCCCCGCCGTCGCGGAGCCCGAGGCGGAACCCGAGGACGAGGAGGAGGCGGAGCTGCGCCGGCTGGAGCGGGCCGCCGCCGAGCGCCCGCAGCGCGACACCCGGCTCGGCCTCGGCCTGGCCGGGCTCGCCCTGGCGCTCGCGCTGTCCGCGACCTGGGTCGGTGCCGACCACTCCTCGGTCGGCATCCAGGTCCCGCTGGCGCTGCCGCTGGCCGCCCTGCACCTGCTCGCGATGGCCGGCTGGCTCGGCGGCCTGGCCGTCCTGGTCGTCGGCCTGCGCCACGGCCTGCCCGCCGCCGCCGTCGACCGCTTCTCCAAGCTGGCGTTCTGGCTGGTCGCGGTGCTCGTGGTGACCGGCGTCTACCAGTCCTGGCGCGGTCTCGGCTCCTGGAGCGCGCTGGTCGACACCGAGTACGGGCGGCTGCTGCTGATCAAGGTCGGCTGCGTGGCGGCGATGCTCGGCGTCGCCTGGATCTCCCGCGCCTGGACGGCCCGGCTGCGCGGCGCCGACGAGACCGCGGCCGTGGCTACGGCCACGGCCACGGGCACGGGCACGGACGAGGGCCGGGAGGAGCGGGAGCAGCAGGAGGGCGCCGCGGCGGTGGGCGCAAAGGCCGCCGCGAGCACCCCGGCCGGGAACGCCGGTAACGGCGGGAACGGCCGGAACGGCCGGAACGGCGGGAACGGCCGGAACGGCGGGGCCGCCGAGGGCGCCGACCCGGAGCGGGCCGCCCAGCTCGCCCGGCAGCGGGCGCTGCGCGACCGGGCCCGGGCGAGCGGTCCGCCGCCGCTCCCCGCCCGGGCCGGGCTGCGGCGCAGCGTGGCGGTGGAGACCGCGGTGGCGGTGCTGGTGCTGGTGGTCACCACCATGCTCACCAACTCCCCGCCCGGACGCGTGGCCCAGGCCGTCGCCGACGCGCCCGCGCCGGCCGGCGCGGGCGCGAGCGCCGGAGCCTCGGCGGTGCCGGGGCGGACCGAGGAGCTGAAGCTCCCGTACGACACCGGCGGCCGCACCGCCAACGCCAAGGGCACCGCGGTCGTCACCGTCAACCCGGTCGCCACCGGCCCCAACGCCGTCACCCTGAAGCTCACCGACTCCACCGGTCAGCCCACCGAGGTGCCGGAACTGGAGCTCGCCTTCACCCTCCCCGACCGCGACCTCGGCCCGCTCCCGGTCACCCTGCAGTCGCAGGGCACCGGCAGTTGGACGGGCACCGCGCAGCTGCCGCTGAACGGCGTGTGGGTGGTGTCGGTGACCGTCCGCTCCTCCGACATCGACCAGGTCACGGCCACCCAGCAACTGAAGGTCGGCCAGTGA
- a CDS encoding copper chaperone PCu(A)C produces MSSRSFRRSALLGAGLAAALAVGAGAVAHQSGGGPGGAPRLTVADPYIPLPATPGGMGAGYLTVRNAGGADTLLGVSSPAAGSVTMHRSTDTSMEQVDEMDVPAGGTLDLARGGAHLMIMDWAAQPALGDELELDLQFAKAGRVVVKVPVKPLTYRPGS; encoded by the coding sequence GTGAGCAGCCGGTCGTTCCGGCGCTCCGCGCTGCTCGGGGCGGGGCTGGCGGCCGCGCTCGCGGTCGGCGCGGGCGCGGTGGCGCACCAGTCCGGCGGCGGCCCCGGCGGCGCGCCGCGGCTGACCGTCGCGGACCCGTACATACCGCTGCCCGCGACGCCCGGCGGGATGGGCGCGGGCTACCTGACGGTCCGCAACGCCGGCGGCGCGGACACCCTGCTCGGCGTGAGCAGCCCGGCCGCCGGGTCGGTGACCATGCACCGTTCGACCGACACCTCGATGGAGCAGGTCGACGAGATGGACGTGCCGGCCGGCGGCACGCTCGACCTGGCCCGCGGCGGCGCGCACCTGATGATCATGGACTGGGCCGCGCAGCCCGCGCTGGGCGACGAGTTGGAGCTGGACCTGCAGTTCGCCAAGGCGGGCCGGGTCGTGGTCAAGGTTCCGGTGAAACCGCTGACGTACCGTCCGGGTAGCTGA
- a CDS encoding SCO family protein yields the protein MASLHRPRPRLLTAAALVLGASLALSACSSSGGGGESTGAAKVSKKASTSQYRGTVLSKNFEKPDLVLNDTSGQPYDLRAKTAGKTVLLFFGYTSCPDVCPTTMGDIGVAMSKLTPAQREKLAVVFVSTDPERDTPQVLRTWLDSMGKDFIGMTGDLAKVKAAAKPLGIAVEDPVVDDKGAVTSTHGAQVLAFLPTDDKAHLLYMAGTSIDVYRHDLELMADGVAV from the coding sequence TTGGCCTCCCTCCACCGCCCCCGTCCCCGGCTGCTGACCGCCGCCGCCCTCGTCCTCGGCGCCTCGCTCGCGCTGTCCGCCTGCTCCTCGTCCGGTGGCGGCGGGGAGAGCACCGGGGCGGCGAAGGTCAGCAAGAAGGCGTCGACCAGCCAGTACCGGGGCACGGTGCTGAGCAAGAACTTCGAGAAGCCGGACCTGGTGCTGAACGACACCTCCGGGCAGCCGTACGACCTGCGGGCGAAGACCGCGGGCAAGACGGTGCTGCTGTTCTTCGGCTACACCAGCTGCCCGGACGTCTGCCCGACCACGATGGGCGACATCGGCGTCGCGATGTCGAAGCTGACCCCCGCGCAGCGGGAGAAGCTGGCGGTCGTGTTCGTCTCCACCGACCCGGAGCGGGACACCCCGCAGGTGCTGCGGACCTGGCTGGACTCGATGGGCAAGGACTTCATCGGCATGACCGGCGACCTGGCGAAGGTGAAGGCCGCCGCCAAGCCGCTGGGCATCGCGGTCGAGGACCCGGTGGTCGACGACAAGGGCGCGGTCACCTCCACCCACGGCGCGCAGGTGCTGGCGTTCCTGCCCACCGACGACAAGGCGCACCTGCTGTACATGGCGGGCACCTCGATCGACGTCTACCGGCACGACCTGGAGCTGATGGCGGACGGGGTGGCGGTGTGA
- a CDS encoding YcnI family protein, which produces MRSLSARRSLGALALAGAALLASAVPAAAHVTVQSGNAQQGGYTAVAFRVPNESDTASTVKVEVNLPADHPMASVRTQPVPGWTAVMEKSKLDKPLDSHGQQITEAVTKITWTANDGTKIAPGQYQDFSVSLGALPTDTDKLTFKALQTYDNGDVVRWIEEAKDGQPEPAKPAPTLKLTKAAAAAPSAAADQHSTDSTGKQESAAAAPKGSDSTARTLGVVGIVVGVVGAALGVAGLRRRSGQS; this is translated from the coding sequence ATGCGTTCGCTTTCCGCCCGTCGTTCCCTCGGTGCGCTCGCGCTGGCCGGCGCCGCCCTGCTGGCGTCCGCCGTCCCGGCCGCCGCGCACGTGACCGTCCAGTCGGGCAACGCCCAGCAGGGCGGGTACACCGCCGTGGCGTTCCGGGTGCCGAACGAGAGCGACACCGCCTCCACCGTGAAGGTCGAAGTCAACCTGCCGGCGGACCACCCGATGGCCTCGGTGCGCACCCAGCCGGTGCCGGGCTGGACGGCCGTGATGGAGAAGTCGAAGCTCGACAAGCCGCTGGACTCGCACGGCCAGCAGATCACCGAGGCCGTCACGAAGATCACCTGGACCGCGAACGACGGCACCAAGATCGCGCCCGGGCAGTACCAGGACTTCTCGGTCTCGCTCGGCGCCCTGCCGACCGACACCGACAAGCTGACCTTCAAGGCGCTGCAGACGTACGACAACGGCGACGTGGTCCGCTGGATCGAGGAGGCCAAGGACGGGCAGCCCGAGCCGGCCAAGCCCGCCCCGACGCTGAAGCTGACCAAGGCCGCCGCGGCCGCCCCCTCGGCCGCCGCCGACCAGCACTCGACGGACTCCACCGGCAAGCAGGAGAGCGCCGCGGCCGCCCCGAAGGGCTCCGACTCGACGGCCCGCACGCTGGGCGTGGTCGGCATCGTGGTCGGCGTGGTCGGCGCCGCGCTGGGCGTCGCCGGGCTGCGCCGCCGCTCCGGCCAGTCCTGA
- a CDS encoding ATP-binding protein, which produces MEIWWTLHLKRDPASVPLARRILLGAMDSAGVDPQVAFDLGLALTEACANAVEHAVPAHAGDTFQVTASRSGDLLRIEVANTSPAASVPASLFAPAPVAVAVAERPGVRPTATRRPAAERPAPRCRTRRGRASVPARVLTVRRPVADRPAPYDTHVLPPLPCPVPPGPAADTVPDLDAECGRGLFLIHALADHVQLRTHPLRGATVSFDKLLTPGPAAALLRTAS; this is translated from the coding sequence GTGGAAATCTGGTGGACTCTGCACCTCAAGCGCGACCCGGCCAGCGTGCCGCTCGCCCGCCGCATCCTGCTCGGCGCCATGGACTCCGCCGGAGTCGACCCGCAGGTCGCCTTCGACCTCGGCCTCGCCCTCACCGAGGCGTGCGCCAACGCCGTCGAGCACGCCGTGCCCGCCCACGCCGGGGACACCTTCCAGGTCACCGCCTCGCGCAGCGGCGACCTGCTGCGGATCGAGGTCGCCAACACCAGCCCGGCCGCGTCCGTGCCCGCGTCCTTGTTCGCGCCCGCGCCCGTCGCCGTCGCCGTCGCCGAGCGCCCCGGGGTGCGACCGACCGCGACGCGCCGCCCGGCCGCCGAGCGGCCCGCCCCGCGCTGTCGCACCCGCCGCGGCCGCGCCTCCGTCCCGGCCCGGGTGCTCACCGTCCGCCGTCCCGTCGCGGACCGGCCCGCCCCGTACGACACCCACGTGCTGCCCCCGCTGCCGTGCCCCGTCCCGCCGGGCCCCGCCGCCGACACCGTGCCCGACCTGGACGCCGAGTGCGGCCGCGGACTGTTCCTGATCCACGCCCTGGCCGACCACGTCCAGCTCCGCACCCACCCGCTGCGCGGCGCCACCGTCAGCTTCGACAAGCTGCTCACCCCCGGCCCCGCCGCCGCCCTGCTGCGCACCGCCTCCTGA
- a CDS encoding MFS transporter: protein MTTTAAEPASASRRALSRMGNALQGRDFRLWFYGQLTSASGGLAQGVAMSWMILELTHNAVWLTVQTACAWGPTLLLGPWAGALVDRSDRRRLLMVTQSLMMAIGLSLALIAAFGGIRLWVLLTLSACTGLITTVDSPARQVFVVDLVGAGAVASAVGLWEVALNASRVISPSIAGALLATSGAAFCFAFNALSYTAPMVALLKLRPAGGGPRRAPARGPKASAREGLSYAWHSPLIRGLLPMSAASGLIFAMGLTLPPLVSYALHRGGGGYGLLMAAFGIGGLPGALLAAASPEPTPRRVRTLALATSAAILLTALSPNIYVAVIGLAAVGLTSIWFIATANTLAQLRSAPELRGRVMSLWGSAMTGTLPVTGLAVTFVSQHVDARIGFSLSGAALLLATLAAWRALRPTT, encoded by the coding sequence ATGACCACCACTGCCGCGGAGCCTGCCTCCGCCTCCCGTCGTGCGCTGTCCCGGATGGGCAACGCCTTGCAGGGGCGGGACTTCCGCCTCTGGTTCTACGGCCAGCTGACGTCCGCGTCCGGCGGTCTCGCGCAGGGCGTCGCGATGTCCTGGATGATCCTCGAACTCACCCACAACGCGGTCTGGCTGACGGTCCAGACGGCCTGCGCCTGGGGCCCGACGCTGCTCCTCGGCCCGTGGGCCGGAGCGCTGGTCGACCGCTCGGACCGGCGTCGGCTGCTGATGGTCACCCAGAGCCTGATGATGGCCATCGGCCTGTCCCTGGCCCTGATCGCCGCCTTCGGCGGGATCCGGCTGTGGGTGCTGCTGACGCTCTCCGCCTGCACCGGACTGATCACCACCGTCGACTCCCCGGCCCGCCAGGTCTTCGTGGTCGACCTGGTCGGCGCCGGAGCGGTGGCCAGCGCCGTCGGACTCTGGGAGGTCGCGCTCAACGCCTCCCGGGTGATCAGCCCCAGCATCGCCGGGGCGCTGCTCGCCACCAGCGGCGCCGCGTTCTGCTTCGCCTTCAACGCGCTCTCCTACACCGCCCCCATGGTCGCCCTGCTCAAGCTCCGCCCGGCCGGCGGCGGCCCGCGCCGCGCACCGGCCCGCGGCCCCAAGGCGAGCGCCCGCGAGGGACTCTCCTACGCCTGGCACTCGCCGCTCATCCGCGGCCTGCTGCCGATGTCCGCCGCCAGCGGCCTGATCTTCGCGATGGGACTCACCCTCCCGCCGTTGGTCAGCTACGCCCTGCACCGCGGCGGCGGCGGGTACGGCCTGCTGATGGCGGCCTTCGGCATCGGCGGCCTGCCCGGCGCCCTGCTGGCCGCCGCCTCCCCGGAGCCCACCCCGCGCCGGGTGCGCACCCTGGCCCTGGCCACCTCGGCCGCGATCCTGCTCACCGCACTCTCGCCGAACATCTACGTCGCCGTGATCGGCCTGGCCGCCGTCGGCCTCACCTCGATCTGGTTCATCGCCACCGCCAACACCCTGGCCCAGCTGCGCTCCGCCCCCGAGCTGCGCGGCCGGGTGATGTCCCTGTGGGGCAGCGCGATGACCGGCACCCTCCCGGTCACCGGCCTCGCCGTCACCTTCGTCTCCCAGCACGTCGACGCCCGGATCGGCTTCTCCCTCTCCGGCGCCGCCCTGCTCCTGGCCACCCTCGCGGCCTGGCGGGCCCTGCGCCCGACCACCTGA
- a CDS encoding YciI family protein gives MLQMHFSQDDTHVPPIPTWSPEATAVHVAHMRQTVADLTATGELVEARGLAMPDTARIVRATDGAPTVTGGPFPDSKEFLFGWWLVDCADEARAVEIAARVSAAPGHDGKPMNMPIEVRELMSEPPAE, from the coding sequence ATGCTGCAGATGCACTTCAGCCAGGACGACACCCACGTCCCGCCGATCCCCACCTGGAGCCCCGAGGCCACCGCCGTCCACGTCGCCCACATGCGCCAGACGGTGGCCGACCTGACCGCCACCGGCGAACTGGTCGAGGCCCGCGGCCTGGCCATGCCCGACACCGCCCGCATCGTCCGCGCCACCGACGGGGCCCCCACCGTTACCGGCGGCCCGTTCCCGGACAGCAAGGAGTTCCTGTTCGGCTGGTGGCTGGTCGACTGCGCCGACGAGGCGCGGGCGGTCGAGATCGCCGCGCGGGTCTCTGCCGCGCCCGGGCACGACGGGAAGCCGATGAACATGCCGATCGAGGTGCGGGAGCTGATGTCGGAGCCCCCGGCGGAGTAG
- a CDS encoding TetR/AcrR family transcriptional regulator, whose amino-acid sequence MVIDSATDGRVQRGNETRRAVLGRAVQIASVEGLGALSIGRLATDLGLSKSGVFAGFGSKEELQLATVRAARRIFYDRVVTPALERPEGVDRLLALCESWLDYSRGRVFDGGCFFYSVTAEFDAQPGPVRDALAQSALEWEALVVDLARAAEAAGELPAGTDPEELAMLLTGLMDSANSLAVLHDDPSRYDRTMRAARRLLGLPPAA is encoded by the coding sequence GTGGTCATCGACTCCGCCACCGACGGCCGGGTCCAGCGCGGCAACGAGACCCGACGGGCGGTGCTCGGCCGGGCCGTGCAGATCGCCTCGGTCGAGGGACTGGGCGCGCTGTCGATCGGGCGGCTGGCGACGGACCTGGGGCTGAGCAAGAGCGGCGTGTTCGCGGGCTTCGGTTCGAAGGAGGAACTGCAGCTGGCGACGGTCCGGGCGGCCCGGCGGATCTTCTACGACCGGGTGGTGACCCCGGCGCTGGAGCGTCCCGAGGGGGTGGACCGGCTGCTGGCGCTGTGTGAGTCCTGGCTCGACTACTCGCGCGGCCGGGTCTTCGACGGCGGCTGCTTCTTCTACTCGGTGACGGCCGAGTTCGACGCCCAGCCCGGCCCGGTGCGGGACGCGCTGGCCCAGTCGGCGCTGGAGTGGGAGGCCCTGGTGGTCGACCTGGCCCGGGCGGCCGAGGCGGCCGGCGAGCTGCCCGCGGGCACCGACCCGGAGGAACTGGCCATGCTGCTGACCGGTCTGATGGACAGCGCCAACAGCCTCGCGGTGCTGCACGACGACCCGTCCCGCTACGACCGGACGATGCGGGCGGCCCGCCGCCTGCTCGGTCTCCCTCCGGCGGCCTGA